In Argopecten irradians isolate NY chromosome 11, Ai_NY, whole genome shotgun sequence, one DNA window encodes the following:
- the LOC138334272 gene encoding uncharacterized protein isoform X2, which yields MLRRQDTLTFYPLDISGDFLMHGVHHLSEDYNNSLVIKPIVADYVKGIEQLRTAEGPKMILWLNGISNLSYQDQVNTFRLLSKVMTDKCCLVFSADITEDRETILTAYNDATGYNKSFIQYAIERLNREERSEIDVTDFEYNVDFIPNQDPDSTSYVRAFIIAMKDIQYPIPGLGVDLSMKRGERLYFHEGAGFSCKYTLDQLRHIVDKAGLCLEETWTDDNKHVAFCRCSRTEELL from the exons ATGTTAAGGCGACAGGACACCCTAACATTTTATCCTTTGGATATTTCTGGAG ATTTCCTGATGCATGGAGTACATCACTTGTCGGAGGATTACAACAACTCTCTTGTGATTAAACCAATTGTTGCTGACTATGTAAAGGGTATAGAACAGCTGAG AACTGCTGAAGGTCCTAAGATGATTTTATGGTTAAATGGAATCTCAAATCTATCGTACCAAGACCAGGTGAACACGTTTAGACTACTCTCAAAAGTTATGACAG ATAAATGTTGCCTGGTGTTTAGTGCTGACATTACGGAGGATAGGGAGACCATCCTTACAGCTTACAATGACGCAACAG GatataacaaatcatttatcCAGTATGCAATCGAGAGGTTGAACAGAGAGGAAAGGAGTGAGATCGACGTGACCGACTTTGAGTATAATGTGGATTTTATACCCAATCAAGACCCTGATAGCACGAGTTATGTTAGGGCATTCATCATCGCCATGAAGGACATTCAGTACCCTATCC CTGGCCTGGGTGTTGACTTGTCCATGAAGAGAGGCGAACGCCTATACTTCCACGAAGGTGCTGGGTTTAGCTGTAAATATACCCTGGACCAACTCCGTCACATTGTCGACAAGGCGGGACTGTGTCTGGAGGAAACGTGGACAGATGATAACAAACATGTAGCTTTCTGTAGGTGTTCACGAACAGAAgaattattatga
- the LOC138334272 gene encoding histidine N-alpha-methyltransferase-like isoform X1, which yields MDCDLKRKLLNGLQSDPKFIPTWYNYDDVGSRLKCQAANRMKDVESCFYLSGAQNFVAEHYVREIIPKGPYDLTLVDLGSGNCSPARPFIDEMLRRQDTLTFYPLDISGDFLMHGVHHLSEDYNNSLVIKPIVADYVKGIEQLRTAEGPKMILWLNGISNLSYQDQVNTFRLLSKVMTDKCCLVFSADITEDRETILTAYNDATGYNKSFIQYAIERLNREERSEIDVTDFEYNVDFIPNQDPDSTSYVRAFIIAMKDIQYPIPGLGVDLSMKRGERLYFHEGAGFSCKYTLDQLRHIVDKAGLCLEETWTDDNKHVAFCRCSRTEELL from the exons atggACTGTGATTTGAAGAGAAAACTATTAAACGGACTTCAGTCTGATCCCAAGTTTATCCCAACCTGGTACAACTATGACGACGTGGGGTCAAGACTCAAGTGCCAGGCTGCTAACAGAATGAAGGATGTTGAATCTTGTTTCTATTTATCCGGGGCTCAAAATTTTGTTGCTGAACACTATGTTAGG GAAATCATCCCAAAGGGTCCTTACGATTTGACCTTGGTTGACCTTGGAAGCGGGAACTGTTCGCCAGCAAGGCCTTTTATTGACGAAATGTTAAGGCGACAGGACACCCTAACATTTTATCCTTTGGATATTTCTGGAG ATTTCCTGATGCATGGAGTACATCACTTGTCGGAGGATTACAACAACTCTCTTGTGATTAAACCAATTGTTGCTGACTATGTAAAGGGTATAGAACAGCTGAG AACTGCTGAAGGTCCTAAGATGATTTTATGGTTAAATGGAATCTCAAATCTATCGTACCAAGACCAGGTGAACACGTTTAGACTACTCTCAAAAGTTATGACAG ATAAATGTTGCCTGGTGTTTAGTGCTGACATTACGGAGGATAGGGAGACCATCCTTACAGCTTACAATGACGCAACAG GatataacaaatcatttatcCAGTATGCAATCGAGAGGTTGAACAGAGAGGAAAGGAGTGAGATCGACGTGACCGACTTTGAGTATAATGTGGATTTTATACCCAATCAAGACCCTGATAGCACGAGTTATGTTAGGGCATTCATCATCGCCATGAAGGACATTCAGTACCCTATCC CTGGCCTGGGTGTTGACTTGTCCATGAAGAGAGGCGAACGCCTATACTTCCACGAAGGTGCTGGGTTTAGCTGTAAATATACCCTGGACCAACTCCGTCACATTGTCGACAAGGCGGGACTGTGTCTGGAGGAAACGTGGACAGATGATAACAAACATGTAGCTTTCTGTAGGTGTTCACGAACAGAAgaattattatga